GGGATGCCCACCGCTTCGATCACCACGTCCACGCCGCGGCCGTCGCTCAGCTCCCGCACAGCCTCCTCCGGATCGTCGAGGTCCGGGACGCTCAGCACGTGGTCGGCGCCCATTCTTCGCGCCGCCTCGAGTTTCCACGGGGAGCGGCCGAGGACGATCACCTCCGCCCCCTTCAGCTTGATGAGACGGATGAAGAGGAGGCCGATCGGACCGGCGCCGACGACCGCCACGGTGTGATGCATCTTGATTCCGGTGCGTTGCACGCCGTGGACGACGCAGGCGAGCGGCTCCAGGAGGGCCATCCTCTCGTAGGGGATCCCCGCCGGAATCGGATAGAGGTTCTGCTTCACGATCGCTTCGGGAATGAGGATGAATTCGGCGTAGGCGCCGTTCAGAAAGCGGAGGTTCTCGCACAGGTTGTGCCGCCCGATCCGGCAGAAGGAGCACTGGTTGCACGGGGCGGAGTTGGCGCAGGCGACACGGGTTCCTTCCTCGAAGCCGGTCACCCCTTTGCCCAGCCGCTCGATCGTTCCGGCGAACTCGTGCCCGAACGGGGAGGGGAGGGAGGGAATCATCTTGTGGCCGCCGCGGATGAAGGTCTTCAGATCTGTGGCGCAGGTGAGTGCGGTGTGGATGCGGACCAGCGCCTCGCCGGGGCCCGGCTTGGGAACGGGGATCTCCTCGACGCGGACGTCCCGCGCGCCGTAGAAGAGGGCGACCTTCATTTTCCTCTGCAAGGCTAAGCCTCCGGCGCGGGCGCCGCGCCCGGTTCGATTACGATCTTGCGCGCCTCGCCGCGGCGGATCAGGCGGATCCCTTCTTCGATCCGGTCGAGGGGAAGCCGGTGGCTGATGAGCCGCGCGGCGGGGAAAGCGCCGCCGCGGATCAGGCGGAACGCCTCGCGGAGGTCCGCCGGTGAGGACGAGTAGGTCGAGAAGACCCGCACCTCCCGTTTATAAACGAGATTGGGGTCGAAGGCAACGGTGGTCCCCTCGTCGGGGGCGGCGAACCAGTGAATCGATCCGCCGCGACGGACGGTGCGGAGGGCGAAGGCGAAGGCGGAGGGGACCCCGGCGGCGAGGAGGACCTGGTCGGCGCCGCGTCCCGCGGTGCGCCGGATCACGGCGCGGACCGCCTCATCTTCGTCCGGCGGGAGAGGGAGCGCGCCGGCGAAACGGCGGGCGAAGAGGAGCTTCTCCGGTAGGGGATCGCGGGCGAGGACGCGGACGCCGCGGCGACGGAGGAGATGGGCGATGGTCCCCCCCACGGCGCCGAGACCGGCGACGACGGCGGTCTCACCGCGCCGGAGGCCGGAGCGGCGGACGGCGCGGACGCAGCAGGCGAGAGGTTCCGTGAGGCTCGCCTCGGCGTCGGAGAGGGAGGCCGGAACGCGGAAGGCGACTTTCTCGAGGTGGAGGCGCGAGAGCGCGGCGTACTCCGCCCATCCGCCGGGAACGATGTTCGTCGAGCGGAAGAGGGCGCACTGCGATTCGTTGCCGCCGCGGCAGTAGACGCAAAGCCCGCAGGGGACGTGGTGCGCCGCGACGATCCGGTCGCCGACTCGGAAGCGGGGGGCGTCTCGGCCGGTCCGTTCCACCACGCCGGCGATCTCGTGTCCGAGGATGGTCCCCGCGGGGAGGACGCGGAACTTGTGGAGGTCCGAGCCGCAGATGCCGACGGCGGTCACGCGGACGAGCGCACCGCCGGCCGGTGTGCGGGGCGGGGGGACGGACACGATCCGGAGCCCCCCTTTTCCGTCCAGCGCGGCGGCCCGCATCTTCCTCGGCATCTTCTCGTTCCTCCTCGGCCCGGACTCGGCGGTCCGGAAAGGCGGTGACTCCTCCTGTTCGATCGGATAGGGTACAGTATGCGGGCCTCGGGGCGCCAGGTTCTCGTCGTGTGAATGGCGCGGAGAACGTGTCGGTACCGCATTCTCTTCGAGCGCCCGGAAGAGAGCGGGATCGGTGCCGGATCCTCTCCGAGCAACAAGGAGGTATCCGGTGCCGAGAGGATCCGATCAGGTGATTCGACCATGAAGCTTCACGTTTCTATGGCGCTTCTCCTCCTCGTCGCGCTCCTTCTCCCCGCCGCCGCGGTAGGAGAGAGGCTCGAGGACGCCCTCCTCGGCGTGGCGCAGCATTACGATCCCGTCCCCTGGGCGGGGAATCGGACCGCTTCGGCGATCCTCACCTCTCCGGCGGACCTGGCGGTCTTCGATCACCCGGAACTCTCCTACGGGCGCACCGCCCGGGAGGGGGGTGAGGATGAGGAGGGGGTGTTCTGCGTCCGCTCCAAATGGGTCGGCTTCGCCGTCGAGACTCTCGAGCCGTTTGAAGGGGAGGGCTATCGCCGTTACACCTTCGCCTTCGCGCGTCCTCTCTCGCGGAAACTCGCCGCCGGCGTCGCCTATACCCGCATCGGCTCCGCCGAGGGGGATCTGGACGGCTACGGGCACTGGGACGCCGGCGCGGCTTGGAGGCCGGTCGGATCGCTGGAGATCGCCGCGAACGGCCGCGGCCTGACCCGCGAGGAGTTGGGGACCCGAAAGCCGGGAAGGATCTGGGAGGGGGCGGTCCGCCTCGACCTTTCCAAGGAACGTCTCGCCCTTTACACCCAGGCGCGCCACTTCGCGGGCGACGATTTCATGGAGGAAACGCGTCCACTTTTCGGGGCCGAGTACCGCCCCTGGTCCTCCCTCATCCTCCGAGGCTGGTCCGACACCGACCGCAACCGCGGCCTCGGCCTGGAGTTCAACTTCGGCACCTCCTCCATCGGTTTCCACTACCGGTTCACGGGGGGGGACGAAGATATTTCCTATTCCTACTTCAAGCTCCACGGGCAGGGGTAAGACGTAGGACGGCGTATTTGGTCAACTCGTTATTTTATAAGGCGTTTGAAGCAGACAATGGCAAGGGCGGGTCATGGATTGACAGGC
This Candidatus Eisenbacteria bacterium DNA region includes the following protein-coding sequences:
- a CDS encoding alcohol dehydrogenase catalytic domain-containing protein, which produces MPRKMRAAALDGKGGLRIVSVPPPRTPAGGALVRVTAVGICGSDLHKFRVLPAGTILGHEIAGVVERTGRDAPRFRVGDRIVAAHHVPCGLCVYCRGGNESQCALFRSTNIVPGGWAEYAALSRLHLEKVAFRVPASLSDAEASLTEPLACCVRAVRRSGLRRGETAVVAGLGAVGGTIAHLLRRRGVRVLARDPLPEKLLFARRFAGALPLPPDEDEAVRAVIRRTAGRGADQVLLAAGVPSAFAFALRTVRRGGSIHWFAAPDEGTTVAFDPNLVYKREVRVFSTYSSSPADLREAFRLIRGGAFPAARLISHRLPLDRIEEGIRLIRRGEARKIVIEPGAAPAPEA
- a CDS encoding zinc-binding dehydrogenase, producing the protein MQRKMKVALFYGARDVRVEEIPVPKPGPGEALVRIHTALTCATDLKTFIRGGHKMIPSLPSPFGHEFAGTIERLGKGVTGFEEGTRVACANSAPCNQCSFCRIGRHNLCENLRFLNGAYAEFILIPEAIVKQNLYPIPAGIPYERMALLEPLACVVHGVQRTGIKMHHTVAVVGAGPIGLLFIRLIKLKGAEVIVLGRSPWKLEAARRMGADHVLSVPDLDDPEEAVRELSDGRGVDVVIEAVGIPEIWERTLNITRRGGKVNLFGGCEKGTAVRLDTHQLHYEEKRILSVFHHTPRFVAMAYDLLVRGEVDERVLITDRLPLGRLAEAFERMENRKALKIAIEP